The Antechinus flavipes isolate AdamAnt ecotype Samford, QLD, Australia chromosome 4, AdamAnt_v2, whole genome shotgun sequence genomic interval attcccaaatattttatgctatcaacagttattttgaatggaatttttctttgtatctcttgctgttggattttgttggtgatgaataaaaatgctgaggatttatggggatttattttgtatcctgctactttgctaaaattatgaattatttctaatagctttttagtagaatctctgggctctctaggtataccatcatatcatctgcaaagagtgatagtttggtttcctcattgcccactctaattcctttaatctctttcttgactcttattgcagaggttagtgtttctaatataatattgaataataatggtgatagtaggcaaccttccttcactccagatcttgctgggaaagtttccagttttttcccattgcatatgatgcttactgatggttttaaatatatgctcctgactattttaaggaaaagtccatttattcctatgctctcaagtgttttttattaggaatggatattggattttatcaaatgctttttctgcttctattgagatgatcatactGTATTTATCTTAGTTTTAAaactattaataatatataataaatctaataataatatattaatattattattatttttattatagtaagaTAAATTATTTGTGGATTATACAATTAACTTTCATAAGACTTAGTTTTGttatctgaaaaaacaaaagttgaCCCAGTTATGCTGGTGTTTTTAGAGAGGTTGAGGATGGTGTTTGTCAGGATTTGAAAACTTCTGAACTGACTTATGACTAAAGACAATTAAGTACCTATATTAAATATAACTCAAATATGGAGATCATTAAATAACTAAAGGTCACCAGACTGTTTCAGTAAGAGCAAATAAGTTCAAGTCAAAAAAGTTGTTGTGAATTcaaatatctcatactaaacccacTGTATCCTAGGAATGTTACATAGATATAATAACCAACAGAAATCAACCATAAGGTATTTCCAACAAAGTAGCCAATAAATGTATCTGTCATGATAACATAGTTAATGAAAAAAAGCTGGATAAAATGTAGAATGACTAGTAGTGGATAGAAAGCATTCAAATGAACGTCAAAGGCATATCCCCATTCTACATCATAGTCCCTGCTCTGTCGCTTCACTAAGTACTTGTTAGAGATAAACCACAGCACAGTTGATATTAAAAGGCCAACACCTACACAACGCAACCCGAAGGAGAAGCTTTCTGGTTTCAAAAAATCCCATATCCAGGACAAATCCAAATCCTATAGTGGACACACAGAGCCAGATACTCAGCAATACCAAGAAGGCAGGATCATCTCTTGCCCACTGATCCTTTGTTTGCTTTCGGTAATGAAAGTTTCTGTAAACTCTTTGTGGGGAAGTGAAAAGATAGAGCATCTGCCAGGCAGCAAACTCAAAGTCCATCTGCCTGAATTGGAAGAGCCTCTGGAGATACTTGTAGCATTTTGCTCCAGCTGTGTGCCTTGCTGCATCCCTGGAATTCAAAGCACCATTCCCCTGTAATCGGGAATTCATTGAAGTGGTTGGCAACATTCGATAGTAAGATATGATCAATTAACCAAAAGGCAAACAGATGGAAGAAGGAGATTACACAATCAATTAGCCAAAAGGCAATcggaggggaaaaggggattgcaattaggaaaaacagagttgtatgcagtagagactactgagatatccccagGAGAGGTAAAATCTGTTCCTGTCCAGCCTATGAATCCCTTGCCTCtgggcacagtaggcttgaccatttcacctcctgagggtgcttacaaaacagtggccatccacacactgatgtgggaaactggggaatttgtagctaatatcccagtcactaacacaGGAAGAGAACCTGtgatttatcaaccaggagaagtagtagcatcaggcttaCTGTTACATACCCCTGATAGACAATCTGATGATGATTGCCCAGATGCTGACTTCAAGCAGCAGAGTCCAGGAATATTTTGGACTGCAGCTGTGACAGATGACCGACCTAAGCTCACTATTTATGTGAATGGAATACCActaaaaggattggtagacacaggtgcagattgtactgtaattagaggtgccagctggcccagtcactggccaaagattaaggcagacacctatatgtctggtgtaggaggatcaatagcagcagaagttagtgctgcccctatgaaatggacatttgaaaatgaaacaggagtttttactccttttgtggttgaaaaaatccccatcaatctgtggggaagagacattttgcaACAAATAGGATTACAATTAAGTACTTCGGCTTTTTAGGcaaggctgctgttgaaggcctgccagcactctcaccagttcctattcagtggaaaactgatacatcagtgtgggtagaacagtggcccttaacaagagataaaattcaggccttagtgCAAGAACAactcttcatctcacaccactgtagttggtggctgggctcctgcacttcccccactgagaccaagctggtctgaaagactcaccagaaagctagctgagccccaagtgaaggagacaagagattcattccatctctgtgctggttggaggctgaagaaagcagaggcagaggctaaaggacagaacctttggatttgatgACATTCGGAGGAagatcttggaaccaagcagagagatagacctctaagctaaccgaactatattggagataataaaagatctgaacttttatcacctggcggtgttttgagaagaagaagcttCCCACATTTttgcgcccgaacagggactgacaaaatcctgattccagggaaggcacccagagagaacttttataatattttgagaagaacaagaacccaacatttgaactcaccacacttcttcctcctgtactttccttttcatcattctatcacttaaataacttcttatagccaattgtattacattatatgtattaattattgagttaggcccatttttattatagaattgacaaagatcctctccaaccaatttccattcatttagatctaattccttttctgtagaaaaccaaggacatatgtacttaacaatttctaaaagttcatcGATCTGCTCCaatattataattaaaccttggctttccataattttgacaatgctctctaaacattttccttgaacagaaacaggctgttttctaaatatctgtcccaaatttctttgttgcactcaccctaatttctgggttgaaaagtcttttccactggatcaggatcagaggcttttccactggatcaggatcagagcttttccactgaaatccactgaggggtctgtcagtcccacgttcagggcgtcaaaatgttgggagttcaaatgttggagttcttgttcttctacaaaatattataaaagaagttctctctgggtgccttccctggaatcaggatgttgtcggtccctgttcgggcaccaaaatgtggtgagctttttcttctcaaagcacagccaggtgataaaagttcagatcttttattatctccaatatagcccggttagcttagaggtctatttctctgcttggttccaagagctccctccgaatgtcgccaaatccaaggattctgtccttcagcctctgcctctgctttcttcagcctccagccagctccactcttcatgtcattcctgGGGTCCTGATCAAATTTCCAAGTCAATTATCAATGGGATGAAGCACTTGAATTTTTGCTAAACTTACATCTTAGATAAGGTAAGCATCATTctcacaagaaataaaatattatctattttattatgtgtgtatatgacaTAATATtctatatagacatataattATCTACTTAATTTTATGATACTATTATGAAATAGAGGAATGGAGTAGGAATTCTGATATAACTAGCCATTCCTAATCTATATCTATCCATGTGGTTACAGATCAAGTccagagatgaaaaaagaaaagctttctaCAATTAGAAGAATTAAAATTCTAACACCAAAAAATTTAGGATAATTTTACTCATCACTCAGATAATGATTTATGTTTGGATCTTCCCAAAGGGTGtagtaaaataaatattcagtATATAATATGAATCAAGTAAGGGGCAAATAGTATATTCCTgcaaaagtaaacatgaaagtaTAACATTACCTAAGATTGAAAGAATTCAGCAAATGGTTACAATTATTTGGAAGTTTTATAATTAGATTTTATCAGGATATAATCATTCCAAAGTTCTTAGATATCTTTGCCAActtacaaaattatttaattgaaccaatatttatttaatacttatatgTAAAGTCTGATATATAatgattgcatttttaaaatagtttaatttctAGTCTTTCCTTCTAGCAGGAATATAATAGCCATCTGATTTGAGATCTTCTAgctactttttttcttaattacaataaaatattaagtttttgCTCTGTTTGTCATAAATGCAGAAACATCTCTTTGTGATCAATAggtatgaacaaacaattctcaaaagaattttaaactaTTAACAAGCATATACaagattgttccaaatcacttatAATCTAGGTCCCAATTTGGGTAACCTTACTTGAAGTGATATGAAGTGCAATTTCTGAATTTGTACTACTTACCTTCAATAATATTGAATCAATCaccatattttataaaactatgtTTAAATATTGTGATTGGAATTATTCcacaaaatgaattatttgcaTTAATCTGGAACTAATCgagatttcactttttttttgaagaagaagaaaataaacaatgttGAAATGTATGCTGAAAGACATACTTATAAACCTTTAGGctaaaccataatttatttttcattaatgcttttaaacactttttttcatttcccatcaAAGAATCCCCCCAAATAGCTCGCTATAACCACCATCATACATACGTTAATCAAATAGGGGCATTCATgtgcaataaaaataatgaaattaattgctacatacatatataatctctttCTGGTTTTGTAACTATAGCCTCATGTCTCTCTTGATAGAATAGGTAGAATatctttttgaaataaataatgtcggggacttccggccaagatggcggagaggaggcacatagctgtgtagctctgcgctttctctcactatccatttcattataagaactgcccagaagtcataggaacaaaggataaaatagacattgaaagaattcatcgatcacccattGAAacagatcctaaaatcaaaacaccaaggaatatagtggccaaatgccagaaccctcagacgaaggaaaaaatattgcaagcggctaaaaaaacccaattaaagtatcaaggagccacaataaggatcacccaggatctggcagcatccacattaaaagatcgaagggcctggaatatgatattccgaaaggctaaggaacttggtatgcaaccaaaaataacttacccagctagaatgagcatctttttccagggaagaagatggacattcaatgaagtaagcgaatttcacctatttttgatgaaaaagccagaacttaacaaaaagtttgatctacaaatatagaactcaagagaagtctaaaaaggtaaagattaatcttgggaactatattttggctataaagatgtataaagaatacatgtatatcttagtctagaaactgatgtggaaaggacattgtaccagaaaaagggtaaagtgggggtagtacatctcatgaagaggcaaaggaaacctattatttctgagagaaagaatggagggggatgaatatactgggtatcttactgccttcagaattggctttaagagaaaaattttagacatattcaatctatggtgaaacttctcccacctcactgaaaagtgagaagggaaaagtgaaaagggaaggaataagctaagcaaaagggaatacagaaactgggagggaaaagggtaagatagggggaggaactctaaggtgggggggggaagaatactaaaaagggaggggtgtgagaagcaagtggtgctcacaagcttaatactgggcaggggggtaaaggggaaagaagggagaaaaacataaaccggggttaccaagatggcaagtaatacagaattggtcattctaaccataaatgtgaacggggtaaactcccccataaagaggaagcggttagcagaatggattaaaagccagaatcctacaatatgttgtttaggggaaacacacctgaagcggggagatacatgcaggttatttttttttttttttttaattttttatttaataattacattatattgacactcatttctgttcc includes:
- the LOC127561602 gene encoding LOW QUALITY PROTEIN: protein unc-50 homolog (The sequence of the model RefSeq protein was modified relative to this genomic sequence to represent the inferred CDS: inserted 2 bases in 1 codon) is translated as MLPTTSMNSRLQGNGALNSRDAARHTAGAKCYKYLQRLFQFRQMDFEFAAWQMLYLFTSPQRVYRNFHYRKQTKDQWARDDPAFLVLLSIWLCVSTIGFGFVLDMGFFETRKLLLRVAXCVGVGLLISTVLWFISNKYLVKRQSRDYDVEWGYAFDVHLNAFYPLLVILHFIQLFFINYVIMTDTFIGYFVGNTLWLISVGYYIYVTFLGYSGFSMRYLNSQQLF